A window of Mobiluncus massiliensis genomic DNA:
TGTCGGTCAGCTGGGCGGTGGTGAGGTCCTTCACACCCAAATCCTTGTTGACCACCGGAGCCATCGTGATGGTGCAGACCTTGTGGTCGACCAAGTCGGCGGCCTGGGTCGCATCGAGCTTCTCAGAAGCGAAAACGTCAGAGTTACCAATGTTTACAGAACCGGCCGCAACCTGCTTGAGACCCTCACCGGAGCCGCCGCCGTTCATCGTCACGGTCACATCGGGGTTATCTTTCATGAAAGCATCGGCCGCGGCTTTTGCCAGGGGCAGCAGCGCGGAGGAGCCGGAACCGGTGACGGTGCCGCTCAGGGTCGAAGTCGGTTCACTGGACTCGGTGTCAGTACCGGAGGCAGCCTTATCGCCACCGCCCGCACAGCCGGTCAACAAAGACATGGAAAGCAAACCAGCGCCAAAGATTGCGCCAATACGAGAGATTTTCATGGTGTTCCTTTCATACATCGAACTTTTACTCCCAAGTCAGATAGTAAGAAAGGATTGTTAAGGCTAGCGCGGGGCAGATGTTAAGAATACGTAAAACAATTTTACTTTACGGTTGTTGCCCTATTGTTTTACGATTACATGGATTTTTCGTTAGTCTTGGCGAGTGACTTTGGAGATTATCCGAGTCGGCGCCACCACCATGACCCGGTCTTCAGGGGACAGGATGGTTTTGGCGTGAGCGGTTTCCCAAGTGCCGGTGGGCGATTCAATAGCCACGATAGAGAATCCGTCGCGGCGGCGCACGTCGAGCTCACCGAGGGTTTTCCCGCAGTAGCGCGGCCCCAAACTGGTGATGACCAGGGCAAACCCGTGACCCAGGTCGATGTAATCCTCGAAAGACTGCGCGACCTGGTGGGCAGCGCGCAAACCCATCTCGGATTCCGGATAGAACACGCGGGTGATGCCCATTTGGTTGAGGATCTCGCCCTGTTCCACGCTGGAGGCTTTCGCCCACACTTGGGGACAGTGCAGGGTCAGCAGGGCAGAGGCACTCAGGATGGAGGCGGCGAGGTCGGCGCCAATGGTGACCACACCGCAGGCGTACTCCTCGACCGCCAGCTGGTTCAGCGCCTCCTTGTCGGTGGCGTCCGCCCGCACCACGTGACGCAGGAGCGCCGAAGCACGTTGCACGACTTCCGGGTTACAGTCGATACCGAGCACTTCCACGCCGCTGGCCTCCAACTCGGTTGCCATGCTCAGGCCGAAGCGTCCCAAGCCGATGACGACGGCGCTTTGCGGGTTGCCGGCCGGGTGGGTCGGGGAGTTTGGGGTGGAGTTGCGATTAAACATATTCATTTGCGTTGTCCTAACCGATAAGGGGATGGTCACGAGGAAGTTCGTAGGCTACCGGCCGTTTCCGGGTCGCGAGGGCCGCAGCCAAAGTCAGCGGCCCGACACGTCCCAGAATCATAAAGATTATTACCATGAACTGCGCCGCAACAGGCAACATGGGAGTGATTCCGGTACTCAGACCCACGGTGCCCAGGGCGGAACAGATTTCAAACAGGCACTGGTTGAGGTTGAAAGGTGTAAAGAGCATCAGCAGGAAAGTTCCCACCGCGACCAGGCCGGAAAACAGCGAAAACACCGCCAAGGCTTGACGCTGAGCCGAACGCGCCAGGCGCCAACCCAGGATATTGATGGCGTGAGCCCCCCGGATTTCACCCCAGAGGGTCGCCATCACCACGGTCACCGTAGTGATTTTCATACCTCCCGCGGTACCGGCCGGACCCCCACCAATCAGCATCAACCCATCGGTGATGAGCCAGGTCTCCGGGTACTGTTGGGAAATGTCAAGGGAGTTGAAACCCGCGGTGCGCGGGGAAACGGAGGAAAACAGCCCGTTGAGAATCCGTTCCGGAACCGGCATCGCCCCTAAAGTATCGGGATTGTGCCATTCCAGAGCCGTGATGGCGACCCAGCCGAACACAATCGCCACCGCGGTTCCCAGCAACGTGATGCGAGTGGTCATGCCCCACTTCCACCAGTGCAGGCCGTTGTGGTAGAGCACCAGCCAGACGGGAAAGCCCAACCCCCCTATCACGATGAGCGCGGCCAGGCTCAACAGCAGGAAGGGGTCGGCGCTGAAACTCATCAGGGAATCTACGTAAGGAGCAAAACCGGCGTTGTTGAAAGCGGAACCTGTGAGGAAAACCCCGTGCGCCACCGCCTGCAGCGGCGAGGTGGCGTGCCCGGAAAACCACAGATAGAGGCTGTTGAATAAAGAAAAAACCAGTTGCAGCAGGAATGAAGCGACCACGATCTGCGCCACGGAATGACGCACTTCGCGCGGAGTCAAGCCGAACCACACTTTGGCGATGGCACGGTCCTCGAAAGTGGCGCGTTTGCGCAACGCCGAGGCGAGCAGGGTGACCACGGTCATGGTGCCGATACCGCCCAACTCAATGAGGGCAAGAATGACAGCTTGCCCGAAAGCGGACCAGTAGCTTCCCGTGTCGACCACGATAAGCCCCGTCACACTGGTGGCGGAAGCGGCGGTGAAGAGCGCGATTGACAGGGGAGCTCCGCCCGCAAACGCTGGCCCACAGACGGGGACACCGGCGGGGATAGTTCGGGGGGTGACGATGTCGAAAGTCACGGCAACCGCAGTGCCGCTTCGGGACGCCGGA
This region includes:
- a CDS encoding TrkA family potassium uptake protein, producing the protein MNMFNRNSTPNSPTHPAGNPQSAVVIGLGRFGLSMATELEASGVEVLGIDCNPEVVQRASALLRHVVRADATDKEALNQLAVEEYACGVVTIGADLAASILSASALLTLHCPQVWAKASSVEQGEILNQMGITRVFYPESEMGLRAAHQVAQSFEDYIDLGHGFALVITSLGPRYCGKTLGELDVRRRDGFSIVAIESPTGTWETAHAKTILSPEDRVMVVAPTRIISKVTRQD
- a CDS encoding potassium transporter TrkG, whose translation is MARISEFNPGRKISAAFLITILVGTVLLMLPASRSGTAVAVTFDIVTPRTIPAGVPVCGPAFAGGAPLSIALFTAASATSVTGLIVVDTGSYWSAFGQAVILALIELGGIGTMTVVTLLASALRKRATFEDRAIAKVWFGLTPREVRHSVAQIVVASFLLQLVFSLFNSLYLWFSGHATSPLQAVAHGVFLTGSAFNNAGFAPYVDSLMSFSADPFLLLSLAALIVIGGLGFPVWLVLYHNGLHWWKWGMTTRITLLGTAVAIVFGWVAITALEWHNPDTLGAMPVPERILNGLFSSVSPRTAGFNSLDISQQYPETWLITDGLMLIGGGPAGTAGGMKITTVTVVMATLWGEIRGAHAINILGWRLARSAQRQALAVFSLFSGLVAVGTFLLMLFTPFNLNQCLFEICSALGTVGLSTGITPMLPVAAQFMVIIFMILGRVGPLTLAAALATRKRPVAYELPRDHPLIG